In one uncultured Cohaesibacter sp. genomic region, the following are encoded:
- a CDS encoding MinD/ParA family protein produces the protein MTKIISTHSYRGGTGKSNLTANLSAGLAMRGKRVGIVDTDIQSPGIHTLFKVDPNHLRFTLNDYLWGRCGVVEAAVDVTNGLLDDQDQPVAPEGAKVFLLPSSIKTGEIARILKEKYEVDDLNNGFQDFCEQLELDYLLIDTHPGVNEETLLSIAISDTLMLILRPDVQDYQGTAVTLELARKLQVPQLLLVVNKALESYDFQDLSRRIFSSYRTPVAAVLPVSTELIQIGSTGLIRTLQPEHPFSQGVEQILDLIAED, from the coding sequence ATGACCAAGATCATATCCACGCATTCCTATCGGGGCGGTACAGGCAAGTCCAACCTGACAGCAAATCTCTCGGCTGGTCTGGCGATGCGCGGAAAACGCGTCGGGATTGTCGATACGGACATCCAGTCTCCTGGCATTCACACGCTGTTCAAGGTCGACCCCAATCACTTGCGCTTCACGCTCAATGATTATTTGTGGGGGCGTTGCGGTGTGGTGGAGGCCGCCGTAGATGTCACCAACGGGCTTCTCGATGATCAGGATCAGCCGGTCGCGCCAGAAGGGGCCAAGGTGTTCCTGCTGCCTTCGAGCATCAAGACCGGCGAGATCGCGCGGATCCTGAAGGAAAAATACGAGGTCGATGACCTCAACAACGGCTTTCAGGACTTCTGCGAGCAGCTTGAACTTGACTATCTCCTCATCGACACGCACCCGGGCGTCAACGAGGAGACCCTGCTCTCGATTGCCATTTCCGACACGCTGATGCTGATCCTCAGGCCTGACGTTCAGGACTATCAGGGAACGGCGGTGACACTGGAGCTGGCGCGCAAGCTACAGGTACCCCAACTGCTGTTGGTCGTGAACAAGGCGCTGGAAAGCTATGATTTTCAGGATCTCTCCCGGAGGATCTTTTCGAGCTACCGCACGCCGGTCGCAGCGGTTCTGCCCGTGTCGACCGAGCTGATCCAGATCGGCAGCACGGGCCTCATCCGGACCTTGCAGCCCGAGCATCCCTTCTCGCAAGGTGTTGAGCAGATCCTTGATCTGATTGCTGAAGACTGA
- the tssF gene encoding type VI secretion system baseplate subunit TssF has product MSINTYYRDELSYLREKGGEFARANPRLSQYLSRDGSDPDVERLFEGFAFLVGRLRMQIDAEMPELAHNLLQLIWPHYLKPVPPITTLQLGFADGASGASIKVPRNTGVQTGTIDGEAVSFRTSYDTTVLPFRIDDLQLENRTSSCTISIRFQRLAGAGLQGLGEGPVRLFFNSNRNLAVAQGLFALFHEKMAQATFAAKGEPAQKVKLGVSSCGFEDEQATLPYPQGSFRGFRIMQEYFSCPEKFLYVELDGLQRFAGSPADSFTLTFEFSQRFGVSSKLDDDQIVINCTPAVNLFETEGQALLVSHDRSEYPVRMIGDRDKFSIHTISDLVGWVQGTGERVDYELFESFRHDPATSDGGEKLYYRTKVRPSMVGLGIDHFVSFVSRYNKLGIPPTETVSLRLICSNGKFATRFGIGSVNQPTSTTPNKLKFSNITPIMSEVMPPLDDSVLFTLIANLARNFASLIDVEALKTVIRAYDFRSHVDKQAAQQLELLLQSLDSFERKSIDIVRKGRPVRAYELTLSLSEMQMGGEGEMYLFGRVLDHFLRSYASVNSLHRFTIVGKDMNVRYRFQPEWGEANTL; this is encoded by the coding sequence ATGTCGATCAATACCTACTACCGCGATGAACTGAGCTATCTGCGTGAGAAGGGCGGAGAATTCGCCCGCGCCAACCCGCGCCTGTCTCAATATCTGTCGCGGGATGGTAGCGATCCGGATGTTGAGCGTCTGTTTGAGGGCTTTGCTTTTCTTGTCGGGCGACTGCGAATGCAGATCGATGCCGAGATGCCCGAACTCGCCCATAACCTGCTTCAGTTGATCTGGCCGCATTACCTCAAGCCGGTACCGCCGATCACGACGCTGCAGCTGGGCTTTGCCGATGGCGCGAGCGGGGCCTCGATCAAGGTCCCTCGCAACACAGGTGTCCAGACCGGCACGATTGACGGGGAGGCCGTCTCCTTCCGGACCTCATATGACACCACCGTTTTGCCATTCCGGATCGATGACCTCCAGTTGGAGAACCGCACGTCAAGTTGCACGATTTCCATTCGCTTCCAGCGACTGGCCGGCGCCGGTCTGCAAGGGTTGGGTGAAGGGCCTGTGCGGCTGTTTTTCAATTCAAACAGAAACCTGGCGGTTGCTCAGGGGCTGTTTGCGCTGTTTCACGAGAAGATGGCTCAGGCCACATTCGCCGCAAAAGGGGAACCCGCTCAGAAGGTCAAACTCGGAGTGTCCTCTTGTGGCTTCGAAGACGAACAGGCGACATTGCCCTATCCTCAGGGGTCTTTTCGTGGCTTCAGAATCATGCAGGAATATTTCTCCTGCCCGGAGAAATTTCTCTATGTCGAACTCGACGGGCTTCAGCGTTTCGCCGGATCACCCGCGGATTCCTTCACGCTGACCTTTGAATTCTCGCAGCGCTTCGGCGTCTCGTCTAAACTCGATGACGACCAGATCGTCATCAACTGCACACCGGCCGTCAACCTCTTTGAGACAGAGGGGCAAGCCCTCCTTGTCTCCCACGACAGGTCCGAATATCCGGTCCGCATGATTGGTGATAGGGACAAGTTTTCCATTCACACCATCTCGGATCTTGTTGGCTGGGTTCAAGGCACTGGAGAACGGGTCGATTACGAACTGTTCGAGAGTTTCCGCCATGATCCGGCAACGTCCGATGGTGGGGAAAAGCTCTATTACCGCACCAAGGTACGCCCGAGCATGGTCGGTCTTGGCATCGATCATTTCGTCTCGTTCGTCTCGCGCTACAACAAGCTCGGCATCCCTCCGACAGAAACCGTGTCCCTGCGCCTTATCTGCTCGAACGGCAAGTTTGCCACGCGCTTCGGCATCGGGTCGGTCAACCAGCCGACATCAACGACACCAAACAAGCTGAAGTTCTCCAACATCACGCCAATCATGAGTGAGGTGATGCCGCCGCTTGATGACAGTGTGCTCTTCACGCTGATTGCCAATCTGGCGCGCAACTTTGCCTCCCTGATTGATGTGGAGGCGCTGAAGACGGTTATCCGTGCTTATGATTTCCGCTCCCATGTCGACAAGCAGGCCGCTCAACAGCTCGAGTTGCTGCTGCAATCCCTCGATAGTTTTGAGCGCAAGTCGATAGACATTGTGCGCAAGGGACGTCCGGTGCGCGCCTACGAACTGACGCTGAGCCTGTCGGAAATGCAGATGGGCGGTGAGGGCGAAATGTATCTGTTCGGCCGCGTGCTCGATCATTTCTTAAGATCCTATGCGAGCGTCAACAGCCTTCATCGCTTCACGATTGTTGGCAAGGACATGAATGTTCGCTATCGCTTCCAGCCCGAATGGGGGGAGGCCAACACGTTGTGA
- a CDS encoding serine/threonine-protein kinase, producing MSEETKDQISIHIVEECFHAFLSGRSSFDGLVRDLKAGLADARYEAADIHAVIADFQRRSDLPNDLAEMIKAVVPAATQSASDPKDGDDDASDMFDEATLPYEAPFDVAEDPKTQVASGPPISTFGPEPAFLSTDNPEEAARRKEHDRVRSKVDDVVLNALVKDYRSYRKGNTEEQKDFASAKPDVLDGLLSNYQSVRYRSDAKRIKQGRKTQELQLGSVSDAHEKRATIGSLLRDRFILDAEIGKGGMGIVYSAVDRRRLEAGSPEPYVALKLLNDSFRSNSAALLVLESEARKAQSLAHPNITTVYDFDRDKSEIFIVMELLTGKPLNRLLSKQLGSPMPPHRINQIVQGMCSGLSYAHNQGVVHSDLKPGNVFVTDDGQTKLLDFGLAVANAPGGFDVATLNGLTAPYASPEMFEGAPRDPRDDIFALGCITYQLIAGVHPFEMRSSEDAAHDNMQVDIIPDLDPGAWEVIASSLQFDRDKRLSSVDDFYSGLFES from the coding sequence ATGAGTGAAGAAACGAAAGACCAGATTTCAATCCATATCGTCGAAGAATGCTTTCATGCCTTTTTGTCCGGGCGCAGCTCTTTTGACGGCCTTGTGCGGGACTTGAAGGCCGGTCTTGCGGACGCTCGATATGAGGCGGCCGATATCCATGCTGTCATTGCTGATTTTCAACGCCGCTCTGACTTGCCCAATGATCTGGCTGAAATGATCAAGGCGGTGGTGCCTGCTGCGACGCAAAGCGCATCGGATCCAAAAGATGGCGATGATGACGCATCAGACATGTTCGATGAGGCGACGCTTCCCTATGAAGCACCGTTCGATGTTGCGGAAGATCCTAAAACGCAAGTCGCCTCCGGCCCGCCGATCTCGACTTTCGGCCCCGAACCGGCTTTCCTGTCTACTGACAACCCGGAAGAGGCCGCCCGCCGCAAGGAGCATGATCGGGTGCGCAGCAAGGTCGATGACGTGGTCCTCAACGCCCTCGTCAAGGACTACCGATCCTATCGCAAGGGCAACACGGAAGAGCAGAAGGACTTTGCGTCCGCCAAACCGGATGTCCTTGATGGCCTTCTGTCCAACTATCAATCCGTTCGCTATCGCTCGGACGCCAAACGGATCAAACAGGGCCGCAAGACGCAAGAGCTGCAATTGGGCTCGGTTTCCGATGCCCATGAAAAGCGGGCAACCATTGGCTCCCTCCTGAGGGATCGCTTCATTCTCGATGCTGAAATCGGCAAAGGCGGGATGGGAATTGTCTATTCCGCCGTGGATCGCCGTCGCCTTGAGGCAGGAAGCCCCGAGCCCTATGTGGCGCTGAAGCTGCTCAACGACAGCTTCCGGAGCAATTCTGCCGCATTGCTCGTGCTTGAGTCAGAGGCCCGTAAGGCCCAGAGCCTTGCCCATCCCAACATCACGACCGTTTATGATTTTGACCGAGACAAGTCCGAAATCTTCATCGTCATGGAGCTGTTGACCGGCAAGCCGCTCAACCGGCTGCTATCGAAACAGCTCGGCTCCCCCATGCCGCCGCACCGGATCAACCAGATCGTGCAAGGCATGTGCAGCGGGCTGTCTTACGCCCACAATCAGGGCGTGGTGCATTCTGATCTCAAACCGGGCAACGTCTTCGTGACCGATGATGGCCAGACCAAACTTCTCGATTTCGGGCTGGCGGTCGCCAACGCACCCGGCGGCTTTGATGTCGCAACGCTCAACGGATTGACGGCGCCCTATGCCAGCCCGGAAATGTTCGAAGGAGCACCACGGGATCCACGCGATGACATCTTCGCGCTTGGCTGCATCACCTATCAGTTGATTGCAGGTGTTCACCCGTTTGAAATGCGCTCGTCCGAGGACGCAGCCCACGACAACATGCAGGTTGATATCATCCCCGATCTCGATCCCGGTGCGTGGGAGGTGATCGCGTCGTCCCTGCAGTTTGACCGCGACAAACGCCTCTCGAGTGTTGACGATTTTTACAGCGGCCTGTTTGAATCCTGA
- the tssA gene encoding type VI secretion system protein TssA: MAEVDLSELLTDGRLEAGKSPVDPDNSSDYRDTLEFEELETEFRKGETDGPTAVNWRDLNAKTVDVIANKSKDLVLATRLVYGLFLDEGYSGLAVGISILRDLIESHWEDLIPPVKRERGRVGSLDWMAEKVAVSIDLRKPTPDVVNFALVAHDRLVEIDEMLDTKLQKVAVALGPLIRALRPYAAEARQALEQVSAPTPEPQAATPEVQSVQSTNYGQAPVASVPQAPVAAEEPHTPASPSAPDQNAIPAPVTPLVPAPAPAPVLAPTPTAPAQVSAPAVEVPELKLSDGVDEALSAFCASLARIATHMRGEALKDPRTYLTARFAAWGKIKAAPSAVGGKTMLPPPQKAKLTEIEALAKAGNHEGLVRSMEGTMLTSPYWLDCQYFVATSLADLGSDYAVAKAVVEAETAAFVKRLPQVIDFTFSDGMPFASPETKNWLASLASSGGDGATGGVDPVLADARSAAAKLAQSGQVPAGLKILTEYANSRTGGRETFLARLEIGEFCLRFDNLLPLFAMLDGMNEKERNLGLIEWDPQLATALASLNVRALNHKNAKQIIAEPEIRERKTSALRMLSQLDIALASELAATPTG, translated from the coding sequence ATGGCCGAAGTTGATCTGTCTGAATTACTGACTGACGGAAGGCTGGAAGCAGGCAAAAGTCCTGTCGATCCCGACAATTCATCAGACTACCGCGACACTCTAGAATTCGAGGAGTTGGAGACCGAGTTTCGCAAAGGCGAAACGGATGGTCCAACTGCGGTCAATTGGCGCGACCTCAACGCGAAGACGGTTGATGTGATTGCGAACAAGTCCAAAGATCTCGTGCTCGCAACCCGTCTTGTTTATGGTCTTTTCCTAGATGAAGGCTATTCCGGGCTTGCTGTCGGCATTTCGATACTTCGCGACCTGATTGAATCGCACTGGGAAGATCTCATCCCGCCTGTGAAACGCGAGCGGGGCAGGGTGGGGAGCCTCGACTGGATGGCGGAGAAGGTCGCGGTCAGCATTGATTTGCGCAAACCGACCCCGGATGTCGTCAATTTTGCCTTGGTTGCTCATGATCGGCTCGTCGAAATTGATGAGATGCTGGATACCAAGCTGCAAAAGGTAGCCGTTGCGCTTGGTCCGCTCATTCGCGCCCTGCGGCCCTATGCAGCAGAGGCCCGGCAGGCTCTCGAACAGGTCTCAGCGCCCACACCCGAACCGCAGGCAGCAACTCCCGAAGTCCAGTCCGTTCAATCTACCAATTATGGTCAGGCGCCTGTGGCATCGGTTCCTCAGGCACCCGTCGCGGCAGAAGAGCCTCACACCCCGGCTTCGCCATCAGCTCCAGATCAGAATGCAATTCCCGCTCCGGTCACCCCATTGGTGCCAGCACCGGCTCCTGCTCCAGTTCTTGCGCCAACGCCGACTGCACCAGCACAGGTCTCTGCGCCCGCCGTTGAGGTTCCAGAACTGAAACTGAGTGATGGGGTTGACGAGGCTCTTTCTGCTTTCTGTGCGTCCCTTGCGCGTATTGCCACCCATATGCGGGGCGAGGCGCTCAAAGACCCCAGAACCTATCTGACTGCCAGATTTGCCGCTTGGGGCAAGATCAAGGCTGCACCCAGTGCCGTTGGCGGCAAGACCATGCTGCCGCCGCCTCAGAAAGCCAAGCTTACGGAGATCGAGGCCCTTGCCAAGGCTGGCAATCACGAAGGATTGGTCCGGTCGATGGAAGGGACGATGCTGACGTCACCCTATTGGCTCGATTGCCAGTACTTCGTTGCCACTAGCCTTGCCGACCTTGGTTCGGACTATGCCGTGGCAAAGGCGGTTGTTGAAGCGGAAACGGCCGCTTTCGTCAAGCGCCTGCCTCAGGTCATCGATTTCACCTTCAGCGACGGCATGCCGTTCGCATCTCCCGAGACCAAGAACTGGCTGGCCTCTCTGGCAAGTTCTGGCGGCGACGGTGCGACAGGTGGTGTCGACCCTGTCCTGGCAGATGCTCGCTCGGCGGCAGCAAAGCTTGCCCAGAGTGGACAGGTGCCAGCCGGCCTCAAGATCCTGACCGAATATGCCAACAGTCGAACCGGAGGGCGCGAAACCTTCTTAGCGCGCCTGGAGATAGGAGAATTTTGTCTAAGGTTCGACAATTTGCTCCCATTGTTCGCAATGTTGGACGGAATGAACGAAAAAGAAAGAAATTTGGGGTTAATTGAGTGGGATCCACAACTGGCAACTGCACTTGCCAGTCTGAATGTCAGAGCACTCAATCATAAGAATGCCAAACAAATAATTGCTGAACCCGAAATTAGAGAGCGCAAGACAAGTGCACTCAGAATGTTGTCGCAACTCGATATCGCACTGGCGTCTGAGCTCGCTGCAACGCCGACAGGCTAA
- a CDS encoding STAS domain-containing protein, with translation MLEVSRTEKPNATIFKLAGNLDTLTAKTFEDAITSDVVDGKAALLVGLAEVDFVSSFGLRSILVTAKKMAPSGRKFILFAPNASVKEVLRVSGFLKIITVSDDEEAALGLLEA, from the coding sequence ATGCTGGAAGTGTCTCGAACCGAAAAACCGAATGCAACGATTTTCAAACTCGCTGGCAATCTCGACACTCTCACCGCGAAAACCTTTGAGGATGCGATCACCTCCGATGTCGTCGACGGAAAGGCCGCATTGCTGGTTGGCCTCGCCGAGGTCGACTTCGTTAGCAGCTTCGGATTGCGCTCCATTCTGGTCACGGCCAAGAAGATGGCCCCGAGTGGCCGCAAGTTCATTCTGTTTGCTCCCAACGCCAGCGTGAAGGAAGTGCTGCGGGTGTCGGGATTCCTGAAGATCATCACCGTGTCCGATGACGAAGAAGCCGCTCTGGGGCTGCTCGAAGCCTGA
- the tssB gene encoding type VI secretion system contractile sheath small subunit, with protein MAKESSVAPKERVNIRYKPATGDAKEEVELPLKMVFMGDYTLKEDDTPIEDRELINVDKDNFNDVMKSMDLSLDLATPNKLADESEEDPGDMTVSLKFQNINDFKPDAIARQVPELNSLLELREALVALKGPLGNVPAFRKAIQGVLGDEDAREKLLAELVNATEGAKDKGE; from the coding sequence ATGGCTAAAGAATCATCTGTCGCACCGAAAGAACGCGTCAATATCCGCTATAAGCCTGCAACCGGGGATGCCAAGGAAGAAGTCGAACTGCCCCTGAAAATGGTCTTCATGGGCGACTACACCCTGAAGGAAGACGACACTCCGATTGAAGATCGCGAGCTGATCAACGTCGACAAGGACAACTTCAACGACGTTATGAAAAGCATGGATCTGTCGCTTGATCTTGCCACGCCGAACAAGCTGGCGGACGAGAGCGAGGAAGATCCGGGTGACATGACCGTGTCTCTCAAGTTCCAGAATATCAACGACTTCAAACCCGATGCAATCGCCCGTCAAGTTCCCGAACTGAATAGCCTTCTGGAACTGCGCGAAGCGCTGGTTGCTCTCAAGGGTCCTTTGGGCAACGTGCCTGCCTTCCGCAAGGCGATTCAGGGCGTGCTCGGAGATGAGGACGCACGCGAAAAACTTCTCGCCGAACTGGTGAATGCTACCGAGGGAGCCAAAGACAAGGGCGAATGA
- the tssE gene encoding type VI secretion system baseplate subunit TssE has translation MITVSLLQKLEQVRPEQTSRQIQYDDSEIMESILHDLRILLNSRRGNCETRPEFGLADFNATENATNSVAMIARDVQRQIVMFEPRLRNVSVRPVQDEERRLEYVFHISAELNRDGDAIRVTFDSIMGADGSMRFNG, from the coding sequence ATGATTACAGTCAGTCTGCTGCAGAAGCTGGAACAGGTTCGCCCCGAACAGACCTCGAGGCAAATTCAATATGATGATAGCGAGATCATGGAGAGTATTCTCCATGATCTCCGCATTCTGTTGAACTCCCGCAGAGGCAACTGTGAGACACGGCCGGAATTCGGTCTTGCCGATTTTAACGCGACCGAGAATGCGACGAACTCGGTCGCCATGATCGCGCGTGACGTTCAACGGCAGATCGTCATGTTCGAGCCGCGTTTGCGCAATGTGTCGGTTCGCCCCGTTCAGGATGAAGAGCGGCGGTTGGAATATGTTTTTCACATCAGCGCAGAGCTAAACCGGGATGGTGACGCTATTCGCGTGACCTTCGACTCCATCATGGGGGCGGATGGGTCCATGCGCTTCAATGGCTGA
- the tssC gene encoding type VI secretion system contractile sheath large subunit has translation MAELESAQQSQATETVEDGSLLDQILNQTKLAPSDEGYDIAKKGVSAFIAELLKPTRADQTVNSGAIDQMIAEIDRKMSTQVDEILHHEDFKTLESAWRSLKFAVDRTDFRQNIKFEIMNVNKEDLLDDFEDSPEVMKSGLYKHIYTAEYGQFGGEPVAAVVCNYAFGPGSQDVKLAQYCASVGAISHAPFIAGASPAMFGVDSFEEIPNLKDMTSIFEGPKYAKWNSFRESEDARYFALAMPRFMLRTPYGSETEPVKSFNYEEKAEGETENYLWGNASIALASKLTDSFAKYRWCPNIIGPQSGGAVEDLPVHNFEAMGQLQSKIPTEVLVSDRKEFELAEQGFISLTMRKGSDNAAFFSANSTQKTKFFGNTEEGKEAQLNYTLGTQLPYMMIINRLAHYIKVIQRENIGSWKNRTELESELNNWIRQYVSDQENPSAEVRSRRPLRKAEIVVSDVAGEPGWYSVSMSVQPHFKYMGADFTLSLKGKLDKS, from the coding sequence ATGGCTGAACTCGAATCCGCACAACAATCGCAAGCAACCGAAACTGTCGAAGACGGTTCGCTTCTCGATCAGATCCTCAATCAGACCAAACTGGCCCCGAGCGACGAAGGCTATGACATCGCCAAGAAGGGCGTAAGCGCCTTCATTGCCGAGCTGCTCAAGCCGACGCGTGCCGACCAAACCGTCAACAGCGGTGCGATTGATCAGATGATTGCCGAGATCGATCGCAAGATGTCGACGCAGGTCGACGAGATCCTGCATCACGAGGACTTCAAAACGCTCGAATCCGCATGGCGCAGCCTAAAGTTTGCCGTTGATCGCACCGACTTCCGTCAGAATATCAAATTCGAAATCATGAACGTCAACAAAGAAGACCTGCTTGACGATTTCGAAGACAGCCCGGAAGTTATGAAGTCCGGTCTCTACAAACATATCTATACCGCCGAGTATGGCCAGTTTGGTGGTGAGCCTGTCGCTGCCGTCGTCTGTAACTATGCTTTCGGCCCCGGCTCTCAGGATGTTAAGTTGGCACAATATTGCGCAAGTGTCGGGGCGATTTCTCACGCTCCCTTCATTGCAGGCGCATCGCCAGCGATGTTCGGTGTCGACAGTTTCGAGGAAATCCCGAACCTCAAGGACATGACCTCCATTTTCGAAGGTCCGAAATACGCCAAGTGGAACTCGTTCCGCGAATCTGAAGATGCCCGGTATTTCGCGTTGGCCATGCCGCGTTTCATGCTGCGCACACCTTACGGCTCCGAAACCGAGCCGGTGAAATCCTTCAACTATGAAGAAAAGGCAGAAGGCGAAACGGAAAACTATCTCTGGGGCAACGCATCCATCGCGCTGGCATCCAAACTGACCGACAGCTTCGCCAAATATCGCTGGTGCCCGAACATCATCGGCCCGCAGTCCGGCGGTGCCGTCGAGGATCTTCCGGTTCACAATTTCGAGGCCATGGGTCAGCTGCAGAGCAAGATCCCGACCGAAGTGCTGGTGTCCGACCGCAAGGAATTCGAGCTTGCCGAGCAGGGCTTCATCTCCCTCACCATGCGCAAAGGCTCGGACAATGCGGCCTTCTTCTCGGCCAATTCGACCCAGAAGACCAAATTCTTCGGAAATACCGAGGAAGGCAAGGAAGCACAGCTGAACTACACGCTCGGCACCCAGCTTCCCTACATGATGATCATCAACCGTCTGGCTCACTACATCAAAGTGATCCAGCGCGAAAACATCGGCAGCTGGAAAAACCGTACCGAGTTGGAAAGTGAATTGAACAACTGGATCCGCCAGTATGTTTCGGATCAGGAAAATCCGTCTGCGGAAGTGCGGTCCCGCCGTCCTCTGCGCAAGGCTGAAATCGTCGTGTCCGACGTTGCAGGTGAGCCGGGCTGGTACAGTGTCAGCATGTCCGTGCAGCCGCACTTCAAATATATGGGTGCCGATTTCACTTTGTCTCTCAAAGGGAAACTCGACAAATCCTGA
- a CDS encoding ATP-binding protein encodes MSDATCDISIPNDLASLSLVMRAIPDYAESQQLSEDTRRAAMLVIEELTTNIINYGYGAGVHDEIDINLTKQDDALKITILDGASPFDVEEIEVGIKEDQSLEDMAVGGLGLFLVHQFASSISYQRVGNRNQTRVLLPLGGNGSEGLH; translated from the coding sequence ATGAGCGACGCAACATGTGACATATCAATTCCCAATGATCTGGCCAGCCTGAGCCTTGTCATGCGCGCGATCCCCGATTATGCCGAAAGCCAGCAGCTTTCCGAGGACACCCGCCGCGCCGCGATGCTCGTGATCGAGGAATTAACGACGAACATCATCAACTATGGCTATGGTGCCGGTGTACACGACGAGATCGACATCAACCTGACCAAGCAGGATGATGCGCTCAAGATCACGATCCTTGATGGAGCCAGTCCCTTTGATGTCGAGGAGATAGAGGTGGGCATAAAGGAAGACCAGTCGCTCGAGGATATGGCGGTAGGCGGTCTGGGGCTGTTTCTCGTTCACCAGTTCGCTAGCTCAATCTCCTATCAAAGAGTTGGCAATCGCAATCAAACAAGGGTCCTGTTGCCACTTGGCGGCAATGGTTCAGAAGGCCTTCATTAG